From one Esox lucius isolate fEsoLuc1 chromosome 11, fEsoLuc1.pri, whole genome shotgun sequence genomic stretch:
- the btr02 gene encoding bloodthirsty-related gene family, member 2 isoform X1: MASPTSPTSPTSPTFPIDLLPEKHFLCPLCKDVFNNPVTTPCGHSFCQTCLCGYWSRHRSDYCPVCRRLFHARPDLNVNRILAEVCDNYRMKRPEPEGNHDMVVTAVGPPVTSEFVDIDLMIQERLQKVDRLRNSLQLLKNSCLKEVRESHKVFSALTSSIENSHKAVVAAIEERQSEAERRVDKLVKELEEEIKHLKNRNTELGPTPSPLSLDELWHDDKSTALGLNSTPGYPERRDWFKVTMETDPSVGLTRKALSELMIMVKAELNRLSKLELKKIQKYTVDISLSLQTANAFLSVSEDRKQVRHTDKRQEVPDNPKRFDRVANVMCREAFSSGRYYWEVEVGEKMEWTLGVARQSVNRKGKFTVSPANGFWTLSLNEGQYEANTSHAVTPIFLEQKPRRVGVFLEYGEGRVSFYCGETGVNIFTFTDSFTDRLHPIFSPGRPHGGRNSAPLVINTCILTV, translated from the exons ATGGcatctccaacctctccaacctctccaacctctccaaccTTTCCCATCGATCTACTTCCTGAGAAACATTTCCTGTGCCCGCTGTGTAAGGACGTCTTTAACAACCCCGTCACCACACCCTGTGGTCACAGCTTCTGCCAGACATGTCTGTGCGG GTACTGGAGCCGGCATCGCTCTGACTACTGTCCTGTCTGTAGACGTCTGTTTCACGCCAGGCCCGACCTTAATGTCAACCGCATCCTGGCTGAAGTGTGTGACAACTACCGGATGAAGAGGCCAGAGCCTGAAGGGAACCATGACATGGTAGTGACCGCAGTAGGACCACCTGTGACCTCAGAG TTTGTGGATATTGACCTGATGATCCAAGAGAGACTGCAGAAAGTGGATCGTCTCAGAAACTCCCTGCAGCTCCTCAAA AATTCGTGTCTCAAGGAGGTTCGAGAAAGCCACAAGGTGTTCTCTGCCCTGACGAGCTCCATAGAGAACAGCCACAAGGCAGTGGTGGCAGCCATAGAGGAAAGACAGTCAGAggcagag AGGAGGGTTGACAAGCTGGTAAAGGAGCTGGAAGAGGAGATTAAACATCTGaagaacagaaacacagaactgGGGCCTACTCCATCTCCTCTGAGTCTAGATGAGTTATGGCATGATGATAAAAGTACTGCGTTG GGCCTTAATTCCACACCAGGCTACCCTGAGAGGAGGGACTGGTTCAAGGTTACCATGGAGACTGACCCCTCTGTAGGCCTGACCAGAAAAGCTTTGTCAGAACTGATGATCATGGTCAAAGCAGAACTCAACAGACTGTCTAAACTGG AGctgaagaaaatacagaaatacacag TGGACATCTCCCTGAGTCTCCAGACGGCCAACGCCTTCCTCTCAGTCTCAGAGGACCGGAAACAGGTGcgacacacagacaaacgcCAGGAGGTCCCAGACAACCCCAAGAGGTTTGACCGTGTGGCCAACGTGATGTGTAGAGAAGCCTTCTCCAGTGGAAG GtattactgggaggtagaggtAGGGGAGAAGATGGAATGGACCCTGGGTGTAGCAAGACAATCCGTCAACAGGAAGGGGAAGTTTACAGTCAGCCCAGCCAATGGCTTCTGGACGCTGAGTCTGAATGAGGGTCAGTATGAGGCTAACACTTCCCACGCCGTCACCCCGATCTTCCTAGAACAGAAGCCCAGGAGGGTGGGGGTGTTTCTGGAATACGGAGAGGGCCGAGTGTCCTTCTACTGTGGGGAGACTGGAGTCAACATCTTCACCTTCACTGACAGCTTCACTGACAGGCTACACCCCATATTTAGTCCAGGAAGGCCACATGGGGGAAGAAACAGTGCTCCTCTGGTTATTAATACCTGCATCTTAACCGTCTGA
- the btr02 gene encoding bloodthirsty-related gene family, member 2 isoform X4, with protein sequence MKRPEPEGNHDMVVTAVGPPVTSEFVDIDLMIQERLQKVDRLRNSLQLLKNSCLKEVRESHKVFSALTSSIENSHKAVVAAIEERQSEAERRVDKLVKELEEEIKHLKNRNTELGPTPSPLSLDELWHDDKSTALGLNSTPGYPERRDWFKVTMETDPSVGLTRKALSELMIMVKAELNRLSKLELKKIQKYTVDISLSLQTANAFLSVSEDRKQVRHTDKRQEVPDNPKRFDRVANVMCREAFSSGRYYWEVEVGEKMEWTLGVARQSVNRKGKFTVSPANGFWTLSLNEGQYEANTSHAVTPIFLEQKPRRVGVFLEYGEGRVSFYCGETGVNIFTFTDSFTDRLHPIFSPGRPHGGRNSAPLVINTCILTV encoded by the exons ATGAAGAGGCCAGAGCCTGAAGGGAACCATGACATGGTAGTGACCGCAGTAGGACCACCTGTGACCTCAGAG TTTGTGGATATTGACCTGATGATCCAAGAGAGACTGCAGAAAGTGGATCGTCTCAGAAACTCCCTGCAGCTCCTCAAA AATTCGTGTCTCAAGGAGGTTCGAGAAAGCCACAAGGTGTTCTCTGCCCTGACGAGCTCCATAGAGAACAGCCACAAGGCAGTGGTGGCAGCCATAGAGGAAAGACAGTCAGAggcagag AGGAGGGTTGACAAGCTGGTAAAGGAGCTGGAAGAGGAGATTAAACATCTGaagaacagaaacacagaactgGGGCCTACTCCATCTCCTCTGAGTCTAGATGAGTTATGGCATGATGATAAAAGTACTGCGTTG GGCCTTAATTCCACACCAGGCTACCCTGAGAGGAGGGACTGGTTCAAGGTTACCATGGAGACTGACCCCTCTGTAGGCCTGACCAGAAAAGCTTTGTCAGAACTGATGATCATGGTCAAAGCAGAACTCAACAGACTGTCTAAACTGG AGctgaagaaaatacagaaatacacag TGGACATCTCCCTGAGTCTCCAGACGGCCAACGCCTTCCTCTCAGTCTCAGAGGACCGGAAACAGGTGcgacacacagacaaacgcCAGGAGGTCCCAGACAACCCCAAGAGGTTTGACCGTGTGGCCAACGTGATGTGTAGAGAAGCCTTCTCCAGTGGAAG GtattactgggaggtagaggtAGGGGAGAAGATGGAATGGACCCTGGGTGTAGCAAGACAATCCGTCAACAGGAAGGGGAAGTTTACAGTCAGCCCAGCCAATGGCTTCTGGACGCTGAGTCTGAATGAGGGTCAGTATGAGGCTAACACTTCCCACGCCGTCACCCCGATCTTCCTAGAACAGAAGCCCAGGAGGGTGGGGGTGTTTCTGGAATACGGAGAGGGCCGAGTGTCCTTCTACTGTGGGGAGACTGGAGTCAACATCTTCACCTTCACTGACAGCTTCACTGACAGGCTACACCCCATATTTAGTCCAGGAAGGCCACATGGGGGAAGAAACAGTGCTCCTCTGGTTATTAATACCTGCATCTTAACCGTCTGA
- the btr02 gene encoding bloodthirsty-related gene family, member 2 isoform X3, protein MASPTSPTSPTSPTFPIDLLPEKHFLCPLCKDVFNNPVTTPCGHSFCQTCLCGRLFHARPDLNVNRILAEVCDNYRMKRPEPEGNHDMVVTAVGPPVTSEFVDIDLMIQERLQKVDRLRNSLQLLKNSCLKEVRESHKVFSALTSSIENSHKAVVAAIEERQSEAERRVDKLVKELEEEIKHLKNRNTELGPTPSPLSLDELWHDDKSTALGLNSTPGYPERRDWFKVTMETDPSVGLTRKALSELMIMVKAELNRLSKLELKKIQKYTVDISLSLQTANAFLSVSEDRKQVRHTDKRQEVPDNPKRFDRVANVMCREAFSSGRYYWEVEVGEKMEWTLGVARQSVNRKGKFTVSPANGFWTLSLNEGQYEANTSHAVTPIFLEQKPRRVGVFLEYGEGRVSFYCGETGVNIFTFTDSFTDRLHPIFSPGRPHGGRNSAPLVINTCILTV, encoded by the exons ATGGcatctccaacctctccaacctctccaacctctccaaccTTTCCCATCGATCTACTTCCTGAGAAACATTTCCTGTGCCCGCTGTGTAAGGACGTCTTTAACAACCCCGTCACCACACCCTGTGGTCACAGCTTCTGCCAGACATGTCTGTGCGG ACGTCTGTTTCACGCCAGGCCCGACCTTAATGTCAACCGCATCCTGGCTGAAGTGTGTGACAACTACCGGATGAAGAGGCCAGAGCCTGAAGGGAACCATGACATGGTAGTGACCGCAGTAGGACCACCTGTGACCTCAGAG TTTGTGGATATTGACCTGATGATCCAAGAGAGACTGCAGAAAGTGGATCGTCTCAGAAACTCCCTGCAGCTCCTCAAA AATTCGTGTCTCAAGGAGGTTCGAGAAAGCCACAAGGTGTTCTCTGCCCTGACGAGCTCCATAGAGAACAGCCACAAGGCAGTGGTGGCAGCCATAGAGGAAAGACAGTCAGAggcagag AGGAGGGTTGACAAGCTGGTAAAGGAGCTGGAAGAGGAGATTAAACATCTGaagaacagaaacacagaactgGGGCCTACTCCATCTCCTCTGAGTCTAGATGAGTTATGGCATGATGATAAAAGTACTGCGTTG GGCCTTAATTCCACACCAGGCTACCCTGAGAGGAGGGACTGGTTCAAGGTTACCATGGAGACTGACCCCTCTGTAGGCCTGACCAGAAAAGCTTTGTCAGAACTGATGATCATGGTCAAAGCAGAACTCAACAGACTGTCTAAACTGG AGctgaagaaaatacagaaatacacag TGGACATCTCCCTGAGTCTCCAGACGGCCAACGCCTTCCTCTCAGTCTCAGAGGACCGGAAACAGGTGcgacacacagacaaacgcCAGGAGGTCCCAGACAACCCCAAGAGGTTTGACCGTGTGGCCAACGTGATGTGTAGAGAAGCCTTCTCCAGTGGAAG GtattactgggaggtagaggtAGGGGAGAAGATGGAATGGACCCTGGGTGTAGCAAGACAATCCGTCAACAGGAAGGGGAAGTTTACAGTCAGCCCAGCCAATGGCTTCTGGACGCTGAGTCTGAATGAGGGTCAGTATGAGGCTAACACTTCCCACGCCGTCACCCCGATCTTCCTAGAACAGAAGCCCAGGAGGGTGGGGGTGTTTCTGGAATACGGAGAGGGCCGAGTGTCCTTCTACTGTGGGGAGACTGGAGTCAACATCTTCACCTTCACTGACAGCTTCACTGACAGGCTACACCCCATATTTAGTCCAGGAAGGCCACATGGGGGAAGAAACAGTGCTCCTCTGGTTATTAATACCTGCATCTTAACCGTCTGA
- the btr02 gene encoding bloodthirsty-related gene family, member 2 isoform X2, whose protein sequence is MASPTSPTSPTSPTFPIDLLPEKHFLCPLCKDVFNNPVTTPCGHSFCQTCLCGYWSRHRSDYCPVCRRLFHARPDLNVNRILAEVCDNYRMKRPEPEGNHDMFVDIDLMIQERLQKVDRLRNSLQLLKNSCLKEVRESHKVFSALTSSIENSHKAVVAAIEERQSEAERRVDKLVKELEEEIKHLKNRNTELGPTPSPLSLDELWHDDKSTALGLNSTPGYPERRDWFKVTMETDPSVGLTRKALSELMIMVKAELNRLSKLELKKIQKYTVDISLSLQTANAFLSVSEDRKQVRHTDKRQEVPDNPKRFDRVANVMCREAFSSGRYYWEVEVGEKMEWTLGVARQSVNRKGKFTVSPANGFWTLSLNEGQYEANTSHAVTPIFLEQKPRRVGVFLEYGEGRVSFYCGETGVNIFTFTDSFTDRLHPIFSPGRPHGGRNSAPLVINTCILTV, encoded by the exons ATGGcatctccaacctctccaacctctccaacctctccaaccTTTCCCATCGATCTACTTCCTGAGAAACATTTCCTGTGCCCGCTGTGTAAGGACGTCTTTAACAACCCCGTCACCACACCCTGTGGTCACAGCTTCTGCCAGACATGTCTGTGCGG GTACTGGAGCCGGCATCGCTCTGACTACTGTCCTGTCTGTAGACGTCTGTTTCACGCCAGGCCCGACCTTAATGTCAACCGCATCCTGGCTGAAGTGTGTGACAACTACCGGATGAAGAGGCCAGAGCCTGAAGGGAACCATGACATG TTTGTGGATATTGACCTGATGATCCAAGAGAGACTGCAGAAAGTGGATCGTCTCAGAAACTCCCTGCAGCTCCTCAAA AATTCGTGTCTCAAGGAGGTTCGAGAAAGCCACAAGGTGTTCTCTGCCCTGACGAGCTCCATAGAGAACAGCCACAAGGCAGTGGTGGCAGCCATAGAGGAAAGACAGTCAGAggcagag AGGAGGGTTGACAAGCTGGTAAAGGAGCTGGAAGAGGAGATTAAACATCTGaagaacagaaacacagaactgGGGCCTACTCCATCTCCTCTGAGTCTAGATGAGTTATGGCATGATGATAAAAGTACTGCGTTG GGCCTTAATTCCACACCAGGCTACCCTGAGAGGAGGGACTGGTTCAAGGTTACCATGGAGACTGACCCCTCTGTAGGCCTGACCAGAAAAGCTTTGTCAGAACTGATGATCATGGTCAAAGCAGAACTCAACAGACTGTCTAAACTGG AGctgaagaaaatacagaaatacacag TGGACATCTCCCTGAGTCTCCAGACGGCCAACGCCTTCCTCTCAGTCTCAGAGGACCGGAAACAGGTGcgacacacagacaaacgcCAGGAGGTCCCAGACAACCCCAAGAGGTTTGACCGTGTGGCCAACGTGATGTGTAGAGAAGCCTTCTCCAGTGGAAG GtattactgggaggtagaggtAGGGGAGAAGATGGAATGGACCCTGGGTGTAGCAAGACAATCCGTCAACAGGAAGGGGAAGTTTACAGTCAGCCCAGCCAATGGCTTCTGGACGCTGAGTCTGAATGAGGGTCAGTATGAGGCTAACACTTCCCACGCCGTCACCCCGATCTTCCTAGAACAGAAGCCCAGGAGGGTGGGGGTGTTTCTGGAATACGGAGAGGGCCGAGTGTCCTTCTACTGTGGGGAGACTGGAGTCAACATCTTCACCTTCACTGACAGCTTCACTGACAGGCTACACCCCATATTTAGTCCAGGAAGGCCACATGGGGGAAGAAACAGTGCTCCTCTGGTTATTAATACCTGCATCTTAACCGTCTGA